The window GCGATGCCGCAGTTGCCGCAATTCGTCGGCTCAGCGGGGTCGCGCTAGGCCCCTTGCCTGATGCAGATGTGAGGATGGGGACTACCGTAGCTACCAATGCCCTGCTCGAGCGCAAGGGAGAGCCGACCGTGCTCGCAATCACCCGGGGCTTTGGCGACGCGCTCAGGATCGGTACGCAAGAACGGCCCGAGCTGTTCGTACGCCAGATCGTTCTTACCGAGCCACCCCATGCCAGAGTGATCGAGATCGATGAGCGGATGAGCGCTTCGGGCGCGGTGCTAAGCGAACTGGATGAGGACGGGGCCGCGCGCGCCTTTGCAAGGGCTCATGCAGACGGCTTTCGTTCGATTGCCATCGTGCTGTTGCACGCCTGGCGTTATCCCGCACATGAAGCGCGGCTGGCTGGCATCGCCCGCGCGGCGGGCTTCACGCAGGTTTCTGTCAGCCATGAATTGTCACCCACAATCAAGCTGGTGGCTCGGGGCGATACGACGCTGGTCGATGCCTATCTCTCGCCCGTGCTGCGGCGCTACGTCAGTGCGTTTGAAGCGGAACTGGGCGGACACAACCGCCCATTGTTCATGCAATCAAGTGGCGGCCTTGTCGACGGCGCGCGCTTTCACGGCAAGGACGCCATTCTGTCTGGCCCTGCCGGCGGCATAGTTGGAATGGCTCGCACCGCGGCGCTTTCGGGCTGCAATCGGGTGATCGGCTTTGACATGGGGGGGACTTCGACCGACGTCTCGCATTATGCTGGTGAGTTCGAACGCGATAGCGAGACCCGCGTTGCCGGTGCACGGATCACGGCACCGATGCTGCGGATCCACACCGTGGCGGCAGGTGGCGGCTCGATCTGCCGGTTTGACGGCGGGCGACTGGTGGTTGGCCCGCAAAGCGCGGGGGCACTTCCCGGCCCGGCCTGTTATGGCAATGGCGGCCCGCTTACCGTCACGGACTGCAATGTCCTGCTCGGCAAACTGATACCCGCACAGTTTCCCAAGGTGTTCGGACCCACAGGCGACCAGCCGATCGACCGCGCGATCGTTGACGCGCGGTTCGCCGAGCTTGCCGCTACGATCGCTGCCGAGACGGGCGACGCGATGGAGCCCGAACAGATTGCCGAGGGCTGCATTCGCATCGCGGTTGCCAACATGGCCAACGCGATCCGCCGGATAAGCGTCGCACGCGGCCATGATGTGACCAATCATGCGCTCGTCTGCTTTGGCGGGGCAGGCGGCCAGCACGCCTGTCTGGTAGCCGAAGCGTTGAGCATCGATACTGTGCTGGTCAATCCGCTCGCCGGTGTACTTTCAGCCTATGGCATGGGCCTCGCGAGCGAAGCGGTAGTGCGCGAGGCCAGCCTTGGCATGCAGCTGGTGCCGGGAGTCGAGGTCGAGGTCGAGGCGCTGCGCGTGAAGTTGGCCGAAGAAGCGAGCGCACAACTCAGCTCGATGCCAAGCCGGATCGAAGCGTGGCTATTCGTGCGGCGCGAAGGCTCGGAAAACGCCTTCCCGCTCAAACCTGCGCCGGCGCCTGAACTGGCTGAGGCCTTTGCGAGGGCCCATCGTGCCGAATTTGGCTACGACGGCCATGGTGCGCTGATCATCGAGCGCGTTCGTGTCGAGGCGGCGGCAGAGGATGGTTCGGCGGGCGGGCTCGTCTGGCCGCTGCCTGCAGTTTCGGCGCCCCCGCTGATGCAAGCGCGCTGCTGGTTGGGAGGTGCTTTCCAAGAGGTCCCGGTTCATGATCGTGCCGGGCTGGCTTCAGGCTTTGTTGCAGACGGGCCACTGATTGTTTGCGATCGGCTAGCGACGACCATCGTCGAACCCGGTTGGGCGCTGAGGGTCGATGAGGATGGCACGCTGAGGCTCACGCGCCACGGGGCGTGCCTGACTGACCTGTCTGCCCGCGCCGGGAATGTCGAAGGCGAGTCATCTTCTCCTGACCCGATCCGACTCGAAATCTTCAACGGACTGTTCATGGGAATAGCTGAGGATATGGGCGCCGCGCTTGCGCGAACGGCCAGTTCGGTCAACATCCGCGAGCGGCTCGATTTCTCCTGCGCGCTGTTCGATAGCGCTGGCCGGCTTGTGGCGAATGCGCCGCACATGCCCGTGCACCTCGGCTCTATGGGGGAAAGCGTCGGCCGGGTGATTGCGGCACGGCTTGGCGGATCGGACGGGCGGGGCGTGAAGCGCGGCGATGCCTACGTCCTCAACGCCCCTTATGCCGGGGGCACTCACCTGCCCGACATTACGGTGATTGCCCCGGTCTTTGTCGAAGGTGACGCACAGGCCCCCAGCTTCTGGGTCGCGGCGCGCGGGCACCACGCTGACATTGGCGGCATCGCGCCCGGATCGATGCCTCCGACCAGCCGAACCATTGCCGATGAAGGGGTGATGATCGACAATGTGCTGCTCGTCGATGAGGGCGTTTTGCGCGATCGCGAAATGCGAACATTGCTTGGCTCTGGGGCATACCCTGCGCGCAACATCGATCAGAACATGGCAGACCTTGCCGCCCAGCTTGCCGCCTGCGCGCGCGGAGCGGCGGGCCTTCAGGCGGCGTGTGCCGAGCATGGCCGC of the Aquisediminimonas profunda genome contains:
- a CDS encoding hydantoinase B/oxoprolinase family protein gives rise to the protein MSARWQFWIDRGGTFTDVVARAPDGRVLTAKLLSEDPARPGDAAVAAIRRLSGVALGPLPDADVRMGTTVATNALLERKGEPTVLAITRGFGDALRIGTQERPELFVRQIVLTEPPHARVIEIDERMSASGAVLSELDEDGAARAFARAHADGFRSIAIVLLHAWRYPAHEARLAGIARAAGFTQVSVSHELSPTIKLVARGDTTLVDAYLSPVLRRYVSAFEAELGGHNRPLFMQSSGGLVDGARFHGKDAILSGPAGGIVGMARTAALSGCNRVIGFDMGGTSTDVSHYAGEFERDSETRVAGARITAPMLRIHTVAAGGGSICRFDGGRLVVGPQSAGALPGPACYGNGGPLTVTDCNVLLGKLIPAQFPKVFGPTGDQPIDRAIVDARFAELAATIAAETGDAMEPEQIAEGCIRIAVANMANAIRRISVARGHDVTNHALVCFGGAGGQHACLVAEALSIDTVLVNPLAGVLSAYGMGLASEAVVREASLGMQLVPGVEVEVEALRVKLAEEASAQLSSMPSRIEAWLFVRREGSENAFPLKPAPAPELAEAFARAHRAEFGYDGHGALIIERVRVEAAAEDGSAGGLVWPLPAVSAPPLMQARCWLGGAFQEVPVHDRAGLASGFVADGPLIVCDRLATTIVEPGWALRVDEDGTLRLTRHGACLTDLSARAGNVEGESSSPDPIRLEIFNGLFMGIAEDMGAALARTASSVNIRERLDFSCALFDSAGRLVANAPHMPVHLGSMGESVGRVIAARLGGSDGRGVKRGDAYVLNAPYAGGTHLPDITVIAPVFVEGDAQAPSFWVAARGHHADIGGIAPGSMPPTSRTIADEGVMIDNVLLVDEGVLRDREMRTLLGSGAYPARNIDQNMADLAAQLAACARGAAGLQAACAEHGRAVVSAYMGHVNANAEEAVRRLIGRLKDGTFAYEMDNGAIVKVAVRIDAAARHATIDFAGTSAQRTDNFNAPFSVVRAAVMYVLRTMIDDPIPMNEGCLTPVTILVPEGSMLRPRYPAAVVAGNVETSQVVTDALFGAFGAMAASQGTMNNFTFGNAHYQYYETIAGGSGAGPGFAGASAVQTHMTNSRLTDPEILESRFPVVIEEFAIRAGSGGAGKWRGGDGVVRRIRFEEGMQAGILANRRRVPPFGLAGGMPGKPGAMRVERTSGMVEVLDATASVAVEPGDVAVIETPGGGGYGAP